The genomic window CCACGAGTCTGGTCGGGCCGGTGGCGGAGACGAGCGCAGTGCGGCCGACCTCCGCGCCCGAGCGGAACGCGACCGCCTCGAGCATGCCCGGCCGGTAGACGGTCTCGAACTCGGCGAGCTTCGGCCGGCGTCCACCCACCGGGCCTCGCGCCACCTCGACACCGTCGAGCAGCAGGGCCACCTCGTCGGCGTCGGCGGCGACCTCGACCGTCACCGGCGCGCCCTCGAAACCGGGCCACGTCCACGAGTCGACCGAGTCGCTCCACGCCCACGGGGACTGCATCGTGATCGTCTGCCCGTGCCGTTCCGGTCGGAGCACCGCGATGGCCGGCTCGGACCGCAGACCGAAGACGATCTCCCGGTAGTACGACACCGGCCGCCGCCAGCCGGTGATGTCGAAGTCGCCGCACCATGCGGTGAGGTAGGGGAACTCGCGCTCGAGTGCGCCGTTCGCCTCGGGGTCCTCGGCGTAGGAGGTCGCACCGATACCGACCTCGCCGAGGTAGTCCCAGCCGGTCCAGGTGAAGTCGCCGATCACGTTCGGGTTCGCCTCGACGAGCGGCCAGAGGTCGCCGATCTGGGTCGGGAAGGTCTCCGAGCCGACGATCACGCGATGCGGGAACCGCTCGGCATCGCTCGCGTAGCGGCCGTCCGCGTAGTTGAGGCCGAGGACGTCGAGGGCTGCACTGGACTCCTCGGTGCGCGTCGTGACGGCGTCGGAGGAACCGATGAGGCTCATCATGTTCGCGCCCGCTTCGCCCATCAGCTCGTTCAATCCCTGGTCCGACGCCATGATGCCGTCCAGATCGTCGAGCACGGCCAGGGTCGCGTTCACGCCGTTCGTCACGAGTCGTGTCGGATCCAACGAGCGCACGTGCTCGGCGAGTTCCCGCGCCTGGATCGCGCCGTGCGGGGTGCCGACCTCGACGATCTCGTTGCCGATCGAGTACATGATCACGCTCGGATGGTTCATGTCCTTCGCCACCATCGACTCCAGGTCGGCCCGCCACCACTGCGCGAAGTCGAGGGAGTAGTCGTGGTCCGTCTTGCCCCGGCCCCACATGTCGAAGGCCTCGTCCATGACGAGCATGCCGATGCGGTCGCAGGCGTCGAGCATGGCTGGTGACGCCGGATTGTGGGCCGCCCGGATTGCGTTGAAGCCGGCGTCCTTGAGGAGCTGGACACGCCGTTCCTCGGCGCGCGCGATCGACGCTGCACCGAGCGGACCGTTGTCGCTGTGGATACAGGCGCCGCGGAGGAGCACCGGCTCGCCGTTGATGCGGAGACCTTTCCGCGGGTCGACCGTGACCGTGCGGATGCCGTGGACCGTGCGGACGACGGCCGCCTCGTCGGCGGGCCGGTCGTCGACCTCGAGCGATGTCCGCGCCGAGTACAGCGCCGGTGAGTCGACGCTCCACAGGGCCGGGTCCGGCACGTACAGCCGCTGGCGGATGAGCGCGCTACCGCCTGGCGCGACGGTGACCGGCGTGCGCTCGCCCTCGACCACGCTTCCGTCGGGGCCGGCCAGTTCCGTCGCGAGGACGCGCGCACTCCTGGTGAGACCCCGGTTGACGACGGTCGTCGCCACCTCGAGCACCGCCTGGTCGTCCTCGATCCGGACCGTCGTGATGCGGACGCCGTCGGGCTCGACGTGCGTGGGTTCGTCGACATGGAGGAGGACCGGGCGGTGGAGGCCGGCGCCCGCGTACCAGCGGGAGTCCTGTCCTGCGCGGGTCTCGATGCGCAGCGTGTTCGTCTCGCCGAAGCGGAGAAACGGGGTGAGCTCGACGAAGAAGCGCGCGAAGCCGTCGGCACGATTGCCGGCGAACTCGTCGTTGAGATACACCATCGCGTGTCGGAACGCGCCCTGGACCTCGAGCCGGACGATGCGACCGGACCACTCGGCGGGGACCTCGAAGGTCTTGACCTGGCTGAAGGCGCCGGCGGGGAAGTAGGCGGCCCCTCCCTTGGCGGGTACTTCCGGCGAGCGCTCGGCGTCGCGCAGGGCGTCGTGCGGGAGGGTCACGGTCAGCGAGTCGTCCGCACCGCCCTGGACGGCGGCGAACGGGCCTCGGGGTGCGCGGACGATCCAGTCGGCGGTGAACGGGATGGTGGTCATGACGTGCTCCAGTGCAGATCGGGGTGACGAAAGTCTTTCGGCGTCGCGCGCCGTGATTTCGACGG from Plantibacter flavus includes these protein-coding regions:
- a CDS encoding glycoside hydrolase family 2 TIM barrel-domain containing protein, with translation MTTIPFTADWIVRAPRGPFAAVQGGADDSLTVTLPHDALRDAERSPEVPAKGGAAYFPAGAFSQVKTFEVPAEWSGRIVRLEVQGAFRHAMVYLNDEFAGNRADGFARFFVELTPFLRFGETNTLRIETRAGQDSRWYAGAGLHRPVLLHVDEPTHVEPDGVRITTVRIEDDQAVLEVATTVVNRGLTRSARVLATELAGPDGSVVEGERTPVTVAPGGSALIRQRLYVPDPALWSVDSPALYSARTSLEVDDRPADEAAVVRTVHGIRTVTVDPRKGLRINGEPVLLRGACIHSDNGPLGAASIARAEERRVQLLKDAGFNAIRAAHNPASPAMLDACDRIGMLVMDEAFDMWGRGKTDHDYSLDFAQWWRADLESMVAKDMNHPSVIMYSIGNEIVEVGTPHGAIQARELAEHVRSLDPTRLVTNGVNATLAVLDDLDGIMASDQGLNELMGEAGANMMSLIGSSDAVTTRTEESSAALDVLGLNYADGRYASDAERFPHRVIVGSETFPTQIGDLWPLVEANPNVIGDFTWTGWDYLGEVGIGATSYAEDPEANGALEREFPYLTAWCGDFDITGWRRPVSYYREIVFGLRSEPAIAVLRPERHGQTITMQSPWAWSDSVDSWTWPGFEGAPVTVEVAADADEVALLLDGVEVARGPVGGRRPKLAEFETVYRPGMLEAVAFRSGAEVGRTALVSATGPTRLVATADRTTLRADDTDLAFIAIELRDAAGVLVTGADREVSVSVTGAGRLAGFGTGAPKTTERFDATTRTTFDGRALAIVRPSRAGAITVTVSGADLDDVVLDLEAAAY